A single genomic interval of Streptomyces sp. 1222.5 harbors:
- a CDS encoding zinc-binding dehydrogenase yields the protein MTIQILRALSAATTVVAVDTDAGRLETARRTGADVALLSGDEAVARIKDITAQQGAQLVLDMGGVDPTLRMAAQVARVLGHLTIVGLGGGALRRPCGVPAAESGTGAARHRLRVERPAPSGCSPGP from the coding sequence ATGACCATCCAGATCCTGCGTGCGCTCAGCGCGGCGACCACCGTCGTCGCCGTAGACACCGACGCCGGCAGGCTGGAGACCGCCAGGCGCACGGGCGCCGACGTGGCGCTGCTCTCGGGCGACGAGGCGGTCGCCCGCATCAAGGACATCACGGCGCAGCAGGGCGCTCAGCTCGTGCTGGACATGGGCGGCGTGGACCCGACGCTGCGGATGGCTGCTCAGGTGGCCAGGGTGCTCGGCCACCTGACCATCGTCGGCCTCGGCGGTGGAGCCCTGCGGCGTCCCTGCGGCGTCCCTGCGGCGGAAAGTGGAACTGGCGCAGCACGCCACCGGTTACGGGTGGAGCGACCCGCGCCGAGCGGGTGCTCGCCGGGGCCCTGA
- a CDS encoding SpoIIE family protein phosphatase: protein MTNIDHTLLTEPVRLPEVPDAAIAMIDDEGIVVGWTQAAQQLVGYAAGEVVGRSAVHVLPPSEDARRASAFSEQCRARGGWSGTAAIRHRDGHTLRMTLRVSLLRGEDSGTRWLVSVTDIGSLSSGVTGGPVRESLLARAPIGIVVYDPQLRCVWVNDDMERHDGVPRHQRFGRGLKDSLPAVEAEALKIVMRQVLESGTTTVHEYRAWPPADRPREHAFSASFFCLQGADGTPLGVCSMTVDVTGNRRARERLAILSEAGTHIGSTLDVMRTGQELAELAVPLLADHALVDLVESVPFGVEPTARKGMTGGRPPLMRRVGVASVDLGVLELPWVREEVVHAHPDSLFSAAMRTGRSYLEPVLDTRTGPWVDHDPVRARKVRDSGVHSLMVVPIRARRRVLGLALFGRSLEQTPFQEDDLLLAEELVTRAALCLDNALQYARERTAALTLQRDLLPHRVQGGAAVEVASRYVPADLDHGVGGDWFDVIELSGARVALVVGDVVGHGINAAATMGRLRTAVRTLADLDLPPDELLAHLDDTVRRLNDEDADDSDEIPAVVGATCVYAVYDPVTRRCAMARAGHPPPLIVDAQGGVTIPDLPAGAPLGLGLGLVPFESVELELPVGSVLAFYSDGLVESRDEDIDVGLQRLGATLVQPGASLEDLCSRAMETLPAQAPADDVTLLLARTRTLQPAQVASWELPNELATVPATRHLVARQLRQWGLEALVTPVESIVSELITNAIRHGDGPSRLRLIQHRVLTCEVSDTSTGQPRPRHARPLDEHGRGLYLVARLARRWGSRSAADGKVVWAEQDLPSPAAAL, encoded by the coding sequence ATGACCAACATTGACCACACCCTCCTCACCGAGCCGGTGCGCCTCCCTGAGGTGCCCGATGCCGCGATAGCGATGATCGATGACGAGGGCATCGTCGTGGGGTGGACGCAGGCCGCCCAGCAGCTCGTCGGCTATGCGGCCGGGGAGGTGGTGGGCCGGTCCGCCGTACACGTGCTGCCGCCGTCCGAGGACGCCCGGCGGGCTTCGGCGTTCTCCGAGCAGTGCCGTGCACGGGGTGGCTGGTCCGGCACCGCGGCGATACGCCACCGCGACGGCCACACGCTCAGGATGACGCTGAGGGTCTCGCTGCTGCGGGGGGAGGACTCCGGCACCCGGTGGCTGGTGTCCGTGACGGACATAGGGTCCCTGTCCTCGGGGGTGACCGGGGGGCCGGTGCGGGAGTCGCTCCTTGCCCGAGCCCCGATAGGCATCGTTGTCTATGACCCGCAGCTGCGCTGTGTCTGGGTGAACGACGACATGGAGCGTCACGACGGCGTTCCTCGTCACCAGCGCTTCGGGCGCGGTCTGAAGGACTCACTGCCCGCCGTCGAGGCCGAAGCACTCAAGATCGTGATGCGGCAGGTGCTGGAGAGCGGCACGACCACGGTGCACGAGTACCGTGCGTGGCCACCCGCGGACCGGCCCCGTGAGCACGCATTCTCTGCCTCGTTCTTCTGCCTCCAGGGCGCTGACGGCACGCCACTGGGCGTGTGCTCCATGACCGTTGACGTCACCGGGAACCGGCGGGCGCGCGAGCGCCTCGCCATCCTCAGTGAGGCCGGCACGCACATCGGGAGCACTCTCGACGTGATGCGGACCGGGCAGGAGCTGGCCGAGCTCGCCGTGCCCCTGCTGGCCGACCACGCCCTCGTCGATCTCGTGGAGTCCGTTCCGTTCGGCGTCGAGCCGACGGCACGGAAAGGCATGACTGGTGGCCGCCCGCCGCTGATGCGCCGAGTCGGTGTGGCCTCCGTCGACCTGGGTGTTCTGGAGTTGCCGTGGGTGCGTGAAGAAGTGGTCCACGCCCACCCGGACTCGCTGTTCTCCGCCGCCATGCGCACGGGCCGCTCGTACCTGGAGCCGGTGCTGGACACCCGTACCGGCCCGTGGGTCGACCACGACCCGGTGCGGGCGCGGAAGGTACGCGACAGCGGCGTCCACTCCTTGATGGTCGTCCCCATCCGTGCGCGGCGCCGCGTGCTGGGACTGGCGCTGTTCGGCCGCTCCCTGGAACAGACACCGTTCCAGGAGGACGACCTCCTCCTCGCCGAGGAACTGGTCACCCGGGCCGCGCTCTGCCTGGACAACGCGCTCCAGTACGCGCGCGAGCGCACCGCCGCCCTCACACTGCAACGCGACCTGCTCCCGCACCGTGTACAGGGCGGTGCCGCCGTCGAGGTCGCCTCGCGCTATGTGCCGGCCGACCTGGACCACGGTGTGGGGGGCGACTGGTTCGACGTGATCGAGCTGTCCGGCGCCCGGGTGGCCCTGGTCGTCGGCGACGTGGTGGGCCACGGCATCAACGCCGCGGCGACCATGGGCAGGCTGCGCACCGCCGTGCGCACCCTCGCGGACCTCGACCTGCCCCCGGACGAGCTGCTGGCGCACCTCGACGACACGGTCCGGCGGCTGAACGACGAAGACGCCGACGACTCCGACGAGATCCCCGCGGTGGTGGGTGCCACCTGCGTGTACGCCGTCTACGACCCGGTCACCCGACGGTGCGCGATGGCGCGGGCCGGGCATCCACCGCCCCTGATCGTCGACGCGCAGGGCGGTGTCACCATCCCCGACCTGCCCGCCGGAGCACCGCTCGGCCTGGGTCTTGGCCTGGTGCCCTTCGAGTCCGTGGAACTGGAGCTACCCGTAGGGAGCGTGCTCGCCTTCTACTCCGACGGCCTGGTGGAGTCCCGCGACGAGGACATCGACGTCGGCCTGCAGCGCCTGGGCGCCACCCTGGTGCAGCCGGGTGCCTCCCTGGAGGACCTGTGCTCGCGGGCGATGGAGACCTTGCCCGCTCAGGCGCCGGCCGACGACGTCACCTTGCTTCTTGCGAGGACGCGCACGCTGCAACCCGCCCAGGTCGCCTCGTGGGAACTGCCGAACGAACTGGCCACCGTCCCGGCAACCCGGCACCTGGTCGCCCGCCAGCTCAGGCAGTGGGGCCTGGAAGCGCTGGTGACACCCGTGGAGTCGATCGTCAGTGAACTGATCACCAATGCGATCCGCCATGGTGACGGCCCGAGCCGCCTGCGGCTGATCCAGCACCGAGTGCTGACGTGTGAGGTCTCCGACACCAGCACCGGCCAGCCGCGTCCCCGTCATGCGCGTCCTCTCGACGAGCACGGTCGCGGCCTTTACCTGGTCGCGCGGTTGGCCCGCAGGTGGGGTTCCCGCTCCGCAGCAGACGGCAAGGTCGTCTGGGCCGAACAGGACCTGCCCTCCCCAGCGGCCGCCCTCTGA
- a CDS encoding SpoIIE family protein phosphatase encodes MLDDQGTVVGWSGTAQDLTGFCADEVHGRPVQELVTDLSHDPRSVTQWPTTGRVRLRHRCGNTIDVTFRTTRVSGSAGVLVLAAPTHHVADHQHGAAFLRALSAQNRITIALHDTDLTTAQTNAMPDSPDGGPLQPGARLGDVLCAEDAGSIEAVLRQVLETGVPVIHRNQRVSWRHHPARRLALSLSAFRLEDARGRPAGVAALYIDDTDQLRARRQLDLAHEVAERVGGSLDVARTVQGLADVLVPAFGDLAAVDLAEAVFDGDEPAERKGGGDLHLRNAALAPTTAVWPSGIQRGNLVPPLSDHPLLLRFQHGETVVYGRDDYVALIGGPQLAEQFLPHDTHAVMVAPLHARGLTLGAIVVWRTGPSEPFTADEVDLMRQIASRGALAIDNARRYTREHRAAMALQQRLLPPATTDTPAAETAGVYLPTGRGAGTSGDWYDAIPLPSLRLALVAGDVIGHGMPASATMGRLRAAIQTLADLELEPDELLTRIADLVQRLAAEAPPGDHDAMGATCLYAVYDPVTRRCAMASAGHPPPVLVRPDGSAETVDLLPGPPLAVCGLPYETTTIDIEPGSVLALYTDGLIHRGAHDVGDGLRRLTDALAISCRPDRALDDTGRALLDDLVDQAPRDDATLLLARTRAVPAEDTARWQIPADPAAVSQAREWATRQLTAWGLHDLLFTTELIVSELVTNAIRYGRPPAELRLLRHGVLVCEVTDSNSAQPRLRRARTTDEGGRGLFLVARLAERWGCRHGQNHKTIWSEQPIARAH; translated from the coding sequence GTGCTCGACGATCAGGGCACGGTGGTGGGGTGGAGCGGCACAGCACAGGACCTGACAGGGTTCTGCGCCGACGAGGTCCACGGCCGCCCCGTGCAGGAACTGGTGACCGACCTCTCGCACGACCCGCGCAGCGTCACGCAATGGCCGACGACCGGCCGGGTACGACTGCGACACCGGTGCGGCAACACGATCGACGTCACCTTCCGGACCACGAGGGTGAGCGGCTCAGCGGGCGTCCTCGTGCTCGCGGCCCCCACCCATCACGTCGCCGACCACCAGCACGGCGCAGCGTTCCTGCGCGCACTGTCCGCACAGAACCGGATCACGATCGCTCTCCACGACACGGATCTCACCACAGCACAGACGAACGCCATGCCGGACAGTCCGGACGGCGGTCCCCTACAGCCTGGCGCGCGACTGGGCGACGTGCTGTGCGCCGAGGACGCCGGCAGCATCGAGGCGGTACTGCGGCAGGTGCTCGAGACGGGCGTTCCGGTGATCCACAGGAATCAGCGGGTGAGCTGGCGGCACCATCCGGCGCGGCGGCTGGCGCTGTCGCTGTCCGCCTTCCGCCTGGAGGACGCGCGAGGACGCCCCGCGGGGGTCGCAGCCCTGTACATAGACGACACCGACCAACTACGAGCCCGCCGACAGCTGGATCTCGCCCATGAGGTTGCCGAGCGCGTGGGAGGCTCCCTGGATGTCGCGCGGACCGTACAGGGCCTCGCGGACGTCCTTGTACCCGCCTTCGGTGATCTCGCCGCAGTCGACCTTGCGGAAGCCGTCTTCGACGGTGACGAACCCGCCGAGCGGAAGGGGGGAGGAGATCTGCATCTGCGCAACGCGGCCCTGGCGCCGACCACCGCGGTCTGGCCATCCGGCATCCAGCGCGGCAATCTCGTCCCACCCCTGTCCGACCACCCCCTCCTGCTCCGCTTCCAGCACGGCGAAACGGTCGTCTACGGCCGGGACGACTACGTCGCTCTGATCGGCGGCCCACAATTGGCCGAGCAGTTCCTCCCGCACGACACCCACGCGGTGATGGTGGCACCGCTGCACGCCCGCGGCCTCACCCTCGGCGCGATCGTCGTCTGGCGCACCGGCCCATCCGAACCGTTCACCGCGGACGAGGTAGATCTGATGAGGCAGATCGCCTCACGGGGAGCACTCGCCATCGACAACGCGCGCCGCTACACACGTGAACACAGAGCGGCCATGGCCCTGCAGCAAAGACTGCTTCCCCCGGCCACGACCGACACTCCAGCAGCTGAGACCGCGGGCGTCTATCTGCCCACAGGCCGTGGGGCAGGCACCAGCGGCGACTGGTACGACGCCATCCCCCTGCCCTCTCTCCGGCTGGCCCTCGTCGCCGGAGACGTGATCGGCCACGGCATGCCCGCCAGCGCCACCATGGGCCGTCTGCGCGCCGCCATCCAGACCCTCGCCGACCTCGAACTCGAACCGGACGAGCTGCTCACCCGGATCGCCGACCTGGTCCAGCGCCTCGCGGCGGAAGCACCACCCGGCGACCACGACGCCATGGGCGCCACCTGCCTGTACGCCGTCTACGACCCGGTCACCCGACGCTGCGCCATGGCCAGCGCCGGGCACCCGCCGCCCGTGCTCGTACGGCCCGACGGAAGTGCCGAAACCGTCGACCTTCTCCCGGGGCCACCCCTCGCCGTCTGCGGCCTGCCCTACGAAACAACCACCATCGACATCGAGCCCGGCAGCGTCCTCGCGCTCTACACCGACGGCCTGATCCATCGAGGCGCGCACGACGTCGGCGACGGGCTCCGGCGGCTGACCGATGCGCTCGCCATCTCCTGCCGCCCGGACCGCGCTCTGGACGACACCGGCAGGGCTCTCCTCGACGACCTGGTGGACCAAGCCCCGCGTGACGACGCGACCCTGCTGCTGGCTCGCACCCGCGCCGTACCGGCCGAGGACACCGCTCGCTGGCAGATACCGGCCGATCCCGCTGCCGTCTCCCAGGCCAGGGAATGGGCGACCCGCCAACTCACCGCATGGGGGTTGCACGACCTCCTCTTCACCACCGAACTCATCGTCAGTGAACTGGTCACCAACGCGATCCGCTACGGCCGTCCGCCGGCGGAGCTGCGACTGCTCCGCCACGGTGTTCTGGTCTGCGAGGTCACGGACTCCAACAGCGCCCAACCTCGTCTGCGCCGCGCTCGCACCACCGACGAGGGCGGACGCGGCCTGTTCCTTGTCGCCCGACTCGCCGAGCGCTGGGGCTGCCGCCATGGCCAGAACCACAAGACCATCTGGTCCGAACAACCCATCGCGCGCGCTCACTGA